From a single Apium graveolens cultivar Ventura chromosome 2, ASM990537v1, whole genome shotgun sequence genomic region:
- the LOC141708954 gene encoding mitochondrial import inner membrane translocase subunit TIM14-1-like: MATPLVAGLAVATVAYAGKYSIQAWNAFKARPPTVRMRKFYEGGFQPTMTRREAALILGVRESTALEKVREAHRRVMVANHPDAGGSHYLASKINEAKDMMLRKTKGGGSAF; the protein is encoded by the exons ATG GCTACACCATTGGTAGCAGGTCTTGCAGTTGCCACTGTTGCGTATGCTGGAAAATACAGCATTCAGGCGTGGAATGCTTTTAAAGCAAGACCGCCCACAGTTAGAATGCGCAAATTTTATGAGGGAGGTTTCCAGCCTACAATGACAAGAAGAGAAGCTGCTCTTATCTTAGGAGTCAG AGAAAGTACTGCACTGGAAAAGGTCAGGGAAGCTCATAGAAGGGTGATGGTTGCAAATCATCCCGATGCAGGTGGTAGCCATTATCTTGCTTCTAAAATCAATGAAGCAAAAGATATGATGCTTAGAAAAACCAAGGGCGGTGGATCTGCATTTTGA
- the LOC141708955 gene encoding small ribosomal subunit protein uS12, whose protein sequence is MGKTRGMGAGRKLKSHRRRQRWADKSYKKSHLGNEWKKPFAGSSHAKGIVLEKIGIEAKQPNSAIRKCARVQLIKNGKKIAAFVPNDGCLNYIEENDEVLIAGFGRKGHAVGDIPGVRFKVVKVSGVSLLALFKEKKEKPRS, encoded by the exons ATGGG GAAGACAAGAGGAATGGGAGCTGGGCGCAAGCTCAAGTCCCACCGTAGAAGACAAAGATGGGCTGATAAGTCATATAAGAAGTCCCATCTTGGTAACGAATGGAAGAAGCCATTTGCTGGTTCTTCTCATGCTAAGGGCATTGTCCTTGAGAAAAT TGGAATAGAAGCCAAACAGCCCAATTCTGCTATCAGAAAGTGTGCCAGAGTTCAACTCATTAAGAACGGAAAGAAGATTGCTGCCTTTGTCCCCAATGACGGTTGCTTAAACTACATTGAAGAAAAT GACGAAGTGCTTATTGCTGGATTCGGACGTAAAGGTCATGCTGTTGGAGATATTCCCGGAGTTAGGTTCAAGGTTGTGAAGGTTTCTGGTGTTTCCCTTTTGGCTCTCTTTAAGGAGAAGAAAGAGAAACCAAGGTCTTAA